The nucleotide window CATGGTCGTCGCGGCCAGATTTACTTGGAGAAACAACTATTGCCTCAGCTGCGACAAATGTACCGAAAATACGTAGGAAATTGATCTTCATGATTATAAGGGTTGGATAAAGTAAATTAATTCACTGGCCTTCATTTCAAAGCATGGGAGCCAACTCTTCTCTGTCAACACGACCGTATTTATATGTTCATTGGACATTGTAGAGCAGAAAGCTTGGGAATGTGAATACTTCTAATTACATAGGTAGTGTAAAACACATCAAACCTGTTAGCCACAGATCCTAACATTATCCAAGTCACCTATTGTGACTTAATTAAGGTAAAGCCAAAGTTGTTTATTGACCTACTATTGCTACAATGAGAGCTTACTAATATGGTATGTGTAGGCAACCAGCTACCCCTAGACAGTCCACAAGACCTTCACATTACAAAAGACACGTAGTGGCCCTATAGCCCTAGCTGAACACGATGCGTAGCATAGTATATGAAGAATCAAGACCCATTGACTCAAGAATTGTGTGCTTAGCAGGGAGTTTCATTTCTTAGCACTGCCTTGTATAAGCGAATGTTAATTTCTGCCACATAATTGTGCGGACAAAAATGAAACGCAGTAAATCGGAGTTGGTCATCTCACATGGTTGAATTGTTTTGGTGCTCCTTTAGGAATGCAGCGTATTTACTAGCTTGGTGAATCCCACATTCGGTCTTGGATTTCCCCTTCCAACGACCTGCTCTTTCATCTTCACCATTACCGACAGGTTCAGTGGAATGATAATCTCCAATTGACTTAAAACCCAATTTTAACAGCTCATTCCGGGGTACTTTATGCTTGAGGACATATGACTCGGTCTCTGCAAACTCATAGTCAGCCAATGGGTTAATCTTTATTACACTATTGGATTGATCAAGTTCTATATAGGGTAAATCCACGCGGTCGCCTTGTTGTGAACGCCTACGACCAGTAAATACCGCACTAACTTTCAGTTGCTTATACGCCCGATAAGCAGGCTCGATTTTAGAAACAAAGTCATATTTCATCTGGTCAATTTCCCACAACTTTGATCCGTACTTCGCCGCGAATTCCTCCTCAGATTCAACACCTGACGGACGGAATACGTTTACCTTATCAGGGCAAGGCTTGTAGTATTTGCTTTTGACTTCTCCAAGTAATTTCAGGGTTTCGGGAAATAAGTGTAGAGTGTCGATAAAGATCATTGGAACGGCGTTTTGTCCTGACGTCAGCTTCGATAGCATATCTGTGATGACAAGTCCTGTTAGACCAAGGCCACTCAACTGGTAAATGTTTGGGAACATAGTAATTGCCCAACGAAGCCGATCCTCGGGGGATTTCATAAGACCTAGTTCCTTATCCCAAGCTCGCAATTGTGCGGCTGTTACCTTACTGCCGTCATTTAGGGAATACTCTTGGTCTAGTTCTGTCTGCGTGTGAGTAGTAAGCATAGTTAAATCTTTATAAACTCAAAAAACCTAGATGCACTAAGAAATAAGCAGATATCGAATTGCATTTGTCAGGCAGTAAGTATATATAGTCAGACGTTACTAATGCATTTTATCAAAAACGTTCGATACTTCTCCATGCAATGTCGTTCGCTTGTCAGCCATAGTATTGAAGTCACGTGAGAAATCTAACGGTCCCTAGAATTGCATTAACGTCATCTGGTAGCCAATATTTGAGATCATTGAGTGGTTATTTTCATACTGTTTTTTGCCTTTCTTTTAGCTGCCTTAGTAATTATGTATGAACTAAATTAATATGGGAAATAATTATCAAGTTATATCCACAACCTTGAACAAGCAGTGTACGGTGGCTATAAAcagtgacaataaatatGGATCAACAAGATATAAATAAGCAGCAGGCAAGTTTATCTGACTTAGAATTACGCCTCGCCTCAATTATAGAGTCGTTCATTGAACTGGGTGTTTCTGTATATGATTTCCCTGGTACTCAAGAATCTACACAAGGGATGGTAACAAATCTTAAGAGAAATGTAGAACGCATAAGACAGTTGAATCAACAAACATGTGACCCCGACTCCCCGTTAAAGAGTATTAATATTCCTTTGGAAGTTTTGCAATATATTGAAGATGGTAGGAATCCAGATGTTTACACAAGAGAATTTGTTGAAGCGATTCGCAGATCTAACCAGTACCAAAGAGCAAAGATGCATGCACTTAGGAAGCTACGAGACTCCCTGGCTGATAAGATATCAGAGGAGTTTCCAGACCTGGAACCACAAGTGCAGAGCATTATAGAACGCGCTAACGGCAGTAGTGGTGATAAAATTATAACATCCTAACACCTCATAGTTGTTGGATGATTCTTAGGGATAAAAATTTTAGTCCTGGATTTTATATATACTGTCCTGCTGCTCATCGTTGATTTACAGTTGCGGGGTCTTTTTAGTTTATTATGGGTAAGAAGAAGGTCAAGAATACGCTAGGATTGCTGCCTACCGGAGTACCGATTTTGGAGTTCAAATATGAGCAACCGCTCTTTGCAATAGCTTGTCATCCCGATAAGCCGCTTATTGTTGCAGGGATGGCTACGGGACACATGTACTGTCATCAATATGATGCTGCTGGACTTGTAAAATTACTCAGAGCCAATGAAAAGTTGTACAATTCGTCTGAGAATAAAGATAATCAAACAGTGAACCTATGGGAAACTGTTGATGTCCCTAGTAAAGAAGAGCATTATAAAACCCCATCAGTAGAACTACTGTGGAAGTGTAGAAGGCATAAGGGCAGTGTTCGCGATATCTGTTTTGAGAGCGACGGATCCTGTATATATTCAATTGGGACAGATAATGTCCTTAAAAAGGCGGACACTCTAACAGGAAAAGTCGTTAAGAAGAAGACTTTATCAGACGATCCAAAAGTAAAGTACACTAAGATGGTGAAGTCTTCCACTCATCCCTTTCTGCTTCTAGGTACCGAATCAGGAAACATTGAAATTTATGATAGTAATAAACTGGAGTTGTTGAACGTTGTTAAAAATGTACATAATGGAGATGGCATAAACGATATTTTCCAATACGTTGGCAAGTCTGTGTACAAATATATTTCTCTGGGTCAAACGACGCTTGCCAGCTGGGACTCGAGGAAACCAAAAGAAGGCGAAGTTTCTCAGCCTAATGACGATAAGGAATCTAGAGATAATGTATTTTTGAGCGACGACCAGGAAGATGAAATTTTATGTGGGACTTTTGTTGATCCTGAAGATGGTGAAATGCTAGTGTGCGGTATGGGAGAAGGTGTATTGACCGTTTGGAAGCCTAAAAAGAACAACCTAATGGATCAATTGACCAGGATAAAAATCAAGAAGGGCGAAAGTATAGACTGTATCATCCCGACGTTGCAAGCTGATGACTCTATCTGGTGTGGGTGTTCCGATGGAAAAGTCTATAAAGTCAATATGAAGATTGGTAAGTGCGTTGAAATTAGAAACCACAGTGAGAGTGACGAGGTTGCTTATTTGGACTTGGACTATGACTATAGGTTACTTTCTGGTGGCATGGATTCCGTAAGACTTTGGGATTCTTCTGAAAAAGCCCCTGAATCTGGTGTTCATAGCGAGGAAGTTGACGGCGAGTCAAATAATTCGAACTCCGCTTCCTCTTCCGATGAAGAGTTAGATTCTTCAGCTGAAAATGATAGTGGGGGCTCGGATTCAGTAGCGTCAGACTCCGAAGAAGAAGGGGAACTTGTCGGTTTATCACGGGAAGAGCTCATTGCTGA belongs to Eremothecium sinecaudum strain ATCC 58844 chromosome IV, complete sequence and includes:
- the JIP5 gene encoding Jip5p (Syntenic homolog of Ashbya gossypii AEL261C; Syntenic homolog of Saccharomyces cerevisiae YPR169W (JIP5)); amino-acid sequence: MGKKKVKNTLGLLPTGVPILEFKYEQPLFAIACHPDKPLIVAGMATGHMYCHQYDAAGLVKLLRANEKLYNSSENKDNQTVNLWETVDVPSKEEHYKTPSVELLWKCRRHKGSVRDICFESDGSCIYSIGTDNVLKKADTLTGKVVKKKTLSDDPKVKYTKMVKSSTHPFLLLGTESGNIEIYDSNKLELLNVVKNVHNGDGINDIFQYVGKSVYKYISLGQTTLASWDSRKPKEGEVSQPNDDKESRDNVFLSDDQEDEILCGTFVDPEDGEMLVCGMGEGVLTVWKPKKNNLMDQLTRIKIKKGESIDCIIPTLQADDSIWCGCSDGKVYKVNMKIGKCVEIRNHSESDEVAYLDLDYDYRLLSGGMDSVRLWDSSEKAPESGVHSEEVDGESNNSNSASSSDEELDSSAENDSGGSDSVASDSEEEGELVGLSREELIAELDKDLVVVESEEERNISNEKPPKKKRKQEQKNVNKKKAPLVDNHHHGINKFEGL
- the NUT2 gene encoding mediator complex subunit NUT2 (Syntenic homolog of Ashbya gossypii AEL260C; Syntenic homolog of Saccharomyces cerevisiae YPR168W (NUT2)), whose product is MDQQDINKQQASLSDLELRLASIIESFIELGVSVYDFPGTQESTQGMVTNLKRNVERIRQLNQQTCDPDSPLKSINIPLEVLQYIEDGRNPDVYTREFVEAIRRSNQYQRAKMHALRKLRDSLADKISEEFPDLEPQVQSIIERANGSSGDKIITS
- the MET16 gene encoding phosphoadenylyl-sulfate reductase (thioredoxin) (Syntenic homolog of Ashbya gossypii AEL259W; Syntenic homolog of Saccharomyces cerevisiae YPR167C (MET16)), which gives rise to MLTTHTQTELDQEYSLNDGSKVTAAQLRAWDKELGLMKSPEDRLRWAITMFPNIYQLSGLGLTGLVITDMLSKLTSGQNAVPMIFIDTLHLFPETLKLLGEVKSKYYKPCPDKVNVFRPSGVESEEEFAAKYGSKLWEIDQMKYDFVSKIEPAYRAYKQLKVSAVFTGRRRSQQGDRVDLPYIELDQSNSVIKINPLADYEFAETESYVLKHKVPRNELLKLGFKSIGDYHSTEPVGNGEDERAGRWKGKSKTECGIHQASKYAAFLKEHQNNSTM